The DNA sequence TTAGCAGAAGTACAGGAATATTAACCTGTTTCCCATCGACTACGCCTTTCGGCCTCGCCTTAGGAGTCGACTCACCCTGCCCTGATTAACATTGGACAGGAACCCTTGGTCTTTCGGCGAGGGAGTTTTTCACTCCCTTTATCGTTACTCATGTCAGCATTCGCACTTCTGATACCTCCAGCGTGGGTTACCCCTTCACCTTCAACGGCTTACAGAACGCTCCTCTACCGCACTAGTGTAAACACTAGTACCCATAGCTTCGGTGTATTGCTTAGCCCCGTTAAATCTTCCGCGCAGGCCGACTCGACTAGTGAGCTATTACGCTTTCTTTAAATGATGGCTGCTTCTAAGCCAACATCCTAGCTGTCTAAGCCTTCCCACATCGTTTCCCACTTAGCAATAACTTTGGGACCTTAGCTGATGGTCTGGGTTGTTTCCCTTTTCACGACGGACGTTAGCACCCGCCGTGTGTCTCCCGAGTAGTACTCATTGGTATTCGGAGTTTGCAAAGGGTTGGTAAGTCGGGATGACCCCCTAGCCTTAACAGTGCTCTACCCCCAATGGTATTCGCTCGAGGCGCTACCTAAATAGCTTTCGAGGAGAACCAGATATCTCCCGGTTTGATTGGCCTTTCACCCCCAGCCACAAGTCATCCGCTCATTTTTCAACATAAGTCGGTTCGGTCCTCCAGTTGATGTTACTCAACCTTCAACCTGCCCATGGCTAGATCACCGGGTTTCGGGTCTACACCTTGCAACTAAACGCGCAGTTAACACTCGGTTTCCCTACGGCTCCGCTATTCGCTTAACCTCGCTACAAAATGTAAGTCGCTGACCCATTATACAAAAGGTACGCAGTCACGGTCTCAAGAACCGCTCCCACTGCTTGTACGTATACGGTTTCAGGTTCTATTTCACTCCCCTCACAGGGGTTCTTTTCGCCTTTCCCTCACGGTACTGGTTCACTATCGGTCAGTCAGGAGTATTTAGCCTTGGAGGATGGTCCCCCCATGTTCAGACAAGATGTCACGTGTCCCGTCCTACTCGTTTTCACGTAAAGTTAGTTTTCATGTACGGGGCTATCACCCTGTGCCGCTGTGCTTTCCAACACATTCCACTAACACCCTCTACGCTTAAGGGCTAATCCCCGTTCGCTCGCCGCTACTAGGGGAATCTCGGTTGATTTCTTTTCCTCCGGGTACTTAGATGTTTCAGTTCCCCGGGTTTGCCTCATTAACCTATGAATTCAGTTAATGATACATGCTTATGCATGTGGGTTTCCCCATTCGGAAATCGTTAGCTCAAATGCTTGTTACTAGCTCGCCAACGCTTATCGCAAGTTACTACGTCCTTCATCGCCTCTGACTGCCAAGGCATCCACCATATACGCTTAGTCACTTAACCATACAACCCAAATAAGTCTCTATGAGAAATACTCGTTGTTTCAAGCGGGTAAGCTTAAAACAGCCGTATCATAACTAATGGTTTCTACTTTCGCCAAAATTAGAATTTTTCACTTATTGCTGCGACGCAATAAGCCAAGACACTTAATGTTTAAGTGTTTAGAACTCAATTTTTTAAATTTCGCGCTAACCCTATAAACAACAACCTACAAGTAAGTCGCTGTCCCTTTTCAGGTTAACACTATCAGCTTTCCAAATTTTTAAAGAACGGGCTTAAAAAAGCCAAAGATAAATTTTCGTTTATCTTTGGCATCTCTATCCAATGCATGCCTTACTTTCTACTGGTAAAGTAAGTTTACTCAGTCAATTAGAATAATTTTCTAACCGACTAGCAAAGTAAATGGTGTATTTACAAGATAGCTATCGAACCTAAGTTCTTAACAATCAAGTAAATGGTGGAGCTATGCGGGATCGAACCGCAGACCTCCTGCGTGCAAGGCAGGCGCTCTCCCAGCTGAGCTATAGCCCCATTTACATGCAGTCAAACAAATTTACGTTACGACCAAACCTTTCTTATCAAAGATAAGGAAAGATATTGGTGGGTCAGAGTGGACTTGAACCACCGACCTCACCCTTATCAGGGGTGCGCTCTAACCAGCTGAGCTACAGACCCAACGTAATTTTGCTCTTTCTTTATAACAAGCATATCTGTGTGGACACTCAAACGTATTTGCATACTTCAGATGTGAGTTAGTCGTATAGGTAAGGAGGTGATCCAGCCCCAGGTTCCCCTAGGGCTACCTTGTTACGACTTCACCCCAGTCATGAACCACACCGTGGTAAACGCCCTCCCGAAGGTTAAGCTATCTACTTCTGGTGCAGCCCACTCCCATGGTGTGACGGGCGGTGTGTACAAGGCCCGGGAACGTATTCACCGTGACATTCTGATTCACGATTACTAGCGATTCCGACTTCACGGAGTCGAGTTGCAGACTCCGATCCGGACTACGACCGGCTTTGTGGGATTAGCTACACCTCGCGGCTTTGCGACCCTCTGTACCGACCATTGTAGCACGTGTGTAGCCCTACTCGTAAGGGCCATGATGACTTGACGTCGTCCCCACCTTCCTCCGGTTTATCACCGGCAGTCTCCCTAAAGTTCCCACCATTACGTGCTGGCAAATAAGGATAAGGGTTGCGCTCGTTGCGGGACTTAACCCAACATTTCACAACACGAGCTGACGACAGCCATGCAGCACCTGTCTCACAGTTCCCGAAGGCACTAATCCATCTCTGGAAAATTCTGTGGATGTCAAGAGTAGGTAAGGTTCTTCGCGTTGCATCGAATTAAACCACATGCTCCACCGCTTGTGCGGGCCCCCGTCAATTCATTTGAGTTTTAACCTTGCGGCCGTACTCCCCAGGCGGTCTACTTAATGCGTTAGCTTGAGAACCCAGTGTTCAAGACACCAAATTCCGAGTAGACATCGTTTACGGCGTGGACTACCAGGGTATCTAATCCTGTTTGCTCCCCACGCTTTCGTACATGAGCGTCAGTCTTTGTCCAGGGGGCCGCCTTCGCCACCGGTATTCCTTCAGATCTCTACGCATTTCACCGCTACACCTGAAATTCTACCCCCCTCTACAAGACTCTAGTTTGCCAGTTCGAAATGCAGTTCCCAGGTTGAGCCCGGGGCTTTCACATCTCGCTTAACAAACCGCCTGCGTACGCTTTACGCCCAGTAATTCCGATTAACGCTTGCACCCCTCGTATTACCGCGGCTGCTGGCACGAAGTTAGCCGGTGCTTCTTCTGCGAGTAACGTCACACCCAATCGCTATTAACGCTTGAGCTTTCCTCCTCGCTGAAAGTACTTTACAACCCGAAGGCCTTCTTCATACACGCGGCATGGCTGCATCAGGCTTTCGCCCATTGTGCAATATTCCCCACTGCTGCCTCCCGTAGGAGTCTGGACCGTGTCTCAGTTCCAGTGTGGCTGATCATCCTCTCAGACCAGCTAGGGATCGTCGCCTTGGTGAGCCATTACCTCACCAACTAGCTAATCCCGCCTAGGTTCATCCAATCGCGGAAGGCCCGAAGGTCCCCTCCTTTCCCCCGTAGGGCGTATGCGGTATTAGCAGTCGTTTCCAACTGTTATCCCCCTCGATTGGGCAGATACCTAGGTATTACTCACCCGTCCGCCGCTCGTCACCTCAGGAGCAAGCTCCCTTGTGTTACCGCTCGACTTGCATGTGTTAGGCCTGCCGCCAGCGTTCAATCTGAGCCATGATCAAACTCTTCAATTAAAGTTTTTTGCTTTACTCCGTTAAGAGCAAAGCGGCTCAATGAATTATACTGTTTTTCAAAAGCCCGAAGACTTTCGAAGTTTACATATTGCTATGGTCACTCAGTGGTTCATTGAGTAAATATTTTTGATTGCTTCCTAAGAAGCAATTTCGAATAACTCAACACCTGTGAGTGCCCACACAGATTTGCTTGTCATATTGTTAAAGAGCGTGACACCATCTTTCATGTGTCGCCGAAGACGCTAGGTCGTTGGCTTGAGGAGGCGTATTCTACACTCTCCAGTGTCGGCGTCAAGTGCTTATTTTAAGAAGTTTTTCGAGTGATGCTTTCTTAATCAGAAGTCAAAACCGAAGCCTTTAAAGCGCTTGTCACCTGAATTAAATTTCCGAGGAGATTTAACTCTCTAACACCGCTGCAAGTCCCGTACTACCTAAGTAGTTGGCCTGCTGTGCCGTGTCAGTGGGTGCGAATTATAGGGAATTCCTCAGCAAGCGCAAGTGCTTTTTTACAAGAAAATGTCCGCTTGCCTAACTTTTCACCAAGATGTCTATTTGTGCACATTTATCGCGCTTTTTACGACGATAAATCTGCCTATAAAGGAAGAGAATGTAGATAAAGTTCATTTTTTCAGCAACACACTAGTGTATTGGCTAATAATTCATTACCATAAGCAAGTTATTAACAGTTAGTTATCGATCCATTCATTTACACTTCAGAGATTATATATATGCAGAAGTCATTCTTTATCGTTTTAGCCGTTGCCATTATTGGTGCATTAGCTATTTTTCAGATCGCTCCAGATCTAAACGCTGCCATTGCTTTCTTTACTGGCGCGATCATCGCAAGCGTTATCTTTTCTATTCAATCTAAATCAGGAACGTCTGCTGTTGCCAGTAACGAACCTTACACTGGTCCTACTATGACCTTATATGTAGGTAACCTGCCATACCGTGTTCATGAAGGTGAAGTGAAAGCTTTATTCGGTGAGTATGGTCCGGTCAATTCTGTCCGCTTAGTACGAGATCGTAAAACAGGTCGTCGTAAAGGCTTCGGATTTATCGAGATGTCTGAAGCTGGCGCAAAGAAAGCAATGTCTAAGTTAAACGAATATGATTTTCAAGAAAGAACATTGAAGGTTCGTGAGGCTAAGTCTCAAGATTCAGATGCTGATAAAGCAGAAAGCCAGGCATAGCCTAGCTAAGGTGTGTTGAGGAGTGTGGTTCTATTTTAGTGAACCCCTCTTCAACTAACCTTTCTCTCAACCCTACTGCAATATCATCCGTCGTATACACCGCACTGTAATTTACACGTCTTTTGTCATCTGATATCACCGCCGCATCGTTTCCTAGTAAATAAGCAACCCGATCCGCTACCGCTTTACCCGAATCAAGCAAAGTGATGTGATTGCCTAGTACTTGCCGTATCTCAGCTGCCAGTATTGGAAAGTGGGTACAACCTAGCACCAAGGTATCGAGTGCCGATTCTCGGATAGGCGTGAGCAGCAAAGTAAGCTTGGCCATATCGATAGCGGTTCCTGCTAGTTTTGCTTCAGCCAACATAACCAGTTCAGATGAACCAAATAGCTCGACTCGACAATCTTCAGCAAATGCATCAATCAGCTCCTTTGTATAAGGCCGTTTAATCGTACCTGGAGTGGCAAGCAGCCCAATATGTCGCTGTGTTGATATTTTTGCTGCAGGTTTAATTGCTGGTACCACGCCAACAATCGGAATCGATAGCCGCTTTCTTAGTATAGGAAGCACTAGGGTACTGGCTGAGTTGCATGCAACCACTACTATAGCGGCATTAATCCGCTTAGCATGTTCGCAGATAAGTGAAACGCAGCCGGTGATAAGTGCTAACTCCGCTAACTCACCATAAGGTAGACGCGCATTATCAAATAAGTAACAACAGTCCTTGTCAGGTATCAGTGTTCTGATCTCATCCAGAATCGATAAACCACCAATTCCTGAGTCAAAAATGAGAATAGGTCCAGACAAATGCGTGCTCCACTATTATGTAAATCCGTTCATACAGCTGCGTGGTTCGGAAACTCCCAGCAGAATTGACTATTTTGCGTTAAAATTTTCCTACAAGCTAGGTCTAATAAGGAGGGGAAACTGGACATCCCAGCTATCTAGTATAATATTCCGCCCCTAATTTAATGCTCACGGTGATCAAAATATGAATTTAGCAGCAATGGACCCTTCAACCTATGATGTGCAACTCGAAGCAAAGCGCGTCAAGCTAAAGCAGCTATTTACCGATTTTGATACTCCAGAACTTGAATCGTTTGGCTCTGAGCCTGCTCATTATCGCATGCGTGCTGAATTTAGAATGTGGCATGAAGGTGAAGACCTCTACTACTATATGTTCGATAAAGCACTTGATAGTAAAGTACGTTGCGATCAGTTCCTGCCAGCAAGTGAACTTATCAATAAAATGATGCCTGCTTTGGTTGCACTATTAAAGCCAAACACTATCTTGCGTCATCGCTTATTCCAAATTGACTTTCTATCGACGTTAAGTGGTGAGATTTTAGTATCGCTGCTGTATCACAAGCAACTCGATAGCGAATGGGAAGAGCAAGCTAAAATTTTAAAGCAAACACTCAGTAGCCAGTTTAACGTCAACTTAATTGGTCGTGCGCGCAAGCAAAAGCTTGTCTTTGACAAAGACTTCGTCATCGAATCACTTAACGTGGCAGGCGAACAGCTGCAATATCATCAAATTGAAAACAGCTTTACGCAGCCAAACGGCAAAGTATCCGTCAAGATGCTTGAGTGGGCAATTGATGTCACTAAGAACAGTACCGGTGATCTGCTCGAGCTTTATTGCGGTAACGGCAACTTTTCTATCGCGCTGGCACAAAATTTTGAACGAGTATTAGCAACAGAATTGGCTAAACCATCGGTTGAGTCAGCTCAATACAATATTAAAATTAACCAAGTAGATAATTTGCAGATCATTCGCATGTCTGCTGAAGACTTTACCGATGCGATGGCTAAAAAGCGCAGCTATCGACGTTTAGAAGGTATCGATCTCGACGGCTACAACTGTAATACCATTTTCGTTGACCCACCTCGTGCTGGGCTCGATGACAACACGGTTAAATTAGTCCAAGGCTATGAGCGTATCATTTACATCTCATGTAATCCCAATACACTATTAGACAATCTCAAAGAGTTAAGTAAAACGCATAAGATCACTCGATTTGCGTTATTTGATCAATTCCCTTACACCGACCATATGGAGTCTGGTGTTTTTCTTGAGAAAAAGTAACCTCACCCTTTATTAAACAAAAACGGCATCCAAAGGGATGCCGTTTTTGTTATTGAGTTAGCTACTTATGATCTCTTTTACTTTGTAAAGCATCTGCACCTTTAGCAATCATATGCAACTGAATCACTAAGCGGTCAGCTAATACCTTACGATCAGTACGTTTCATATCCAATGCGGCGGCGCCGGCATTAAACACCAAGGTAACCAAAGCTTCTGCCTGTGCATGAGCTAAGTCTGGCGATCTATGAGCTGTAGCTTCCGTATAATGTGCAAGTTCAGAGATAAAATGCTCTATCTCACGTGCTACTGCTGCTCTAAAGGGAGCTGAGGTGCCAGATCGTTCGTGCAATAGAATACGGAACACGTTTGGATTCGACTCCATCACTTCCATGAAAGTTTCAACTGAGATTCGAATGACACTCCCACCCGCCTCAGCACGTTGACGCCCTTTACGCATCATTTGCCGTAGTGTCAGTCCACCTTCATCAACCATGGTCAAGCCCAGCTCATTCATATCTTTGAAATGACGATAGAATGAGGTTGGAGCAATATTGGCCTCACGCGCAACTTCGCGCAAACTTAGGCTAGAAAAGCTACGCTCAGCACTCAACTGATTAAACGCTGCATCGACCAGCGCCCGACGCGTCTTCTCTTTTTGTTGTGCTCTTATGCCCATGTTGCACCTACTCACAAAAATTATATTTCGAATAATAACGCTTTTTTACACAAAACGCAGCATCAACAAACTTGACCCAAGTTCTTATCCAAGTTAAATTAGCGTACAGCTGTACGCTCAACTAGAGATTATTAAAAATAATGAAAAAACCTCCTATTCTTTGGATGAATGTGAGTCTATTTACCATCACATTTGCCTCCGCTGTGTTATTTGTTCCTTGGTACGGTATTGCCCACGGCTTTGAAGCCATTGAATGGGTTGCCTTTGTCGTACTGGCCTTTGCTAGTGGCTTATCGATCACTGGTGGATACCATAGACTCTGGTCTCACCGCACTTACAAAGCACATGCTTCAGTGCGTTTCTTATATGCTCTTGGTGGTGCTTTAGCGCTACAAAATAGCGCATTGCATTGGTCATCTGATCATCGAGTTCACCATAAGCATGTCGATAACAACGACAAAGACCCCTATTCCGCTAAAATGGGATTTTGGTATAGCCATATAGGCTGGATGCTACGTGAGTATCAATCTCAGCGTTACCACGATTACAAGAATGTACGTGACCTACAGAATGATAAAATTGTGATGTGGCAGCATAAATACTACCTTCCCTTATTGATTATTATGAATTTTGGCCTGCCAATTTTACTCGGTTGGTTAAATGGCGACATCCTCGGCATGTTACTACTCGCAGGCCTGCTGCGCTTAGTGGTTGTGCATCACTGTACTTTCTTTATCAATTCTCTTGCCCATATTTGGGGGTCACAGCCGTATACCGATAAAAATACCGCGCGTGATAACGGTTTCATCGCCTTATTAACCTACGGCGAGGGTTATCATAACTACCATCATATTTTTGAAAACGACTATCGCAACGGTATTCACTGGTGGCAGTATGACCCAACCAAGTGGCTAATTGATGGCTTAGCACTCGTTGGCCTGACTCATAGTCGCCGTGTGGTGCCACAAGAGCGTATTGAGAGCGCTCGCTTACAGATGCAGTTAAAACGCACTCAAAATAAAGTGGCCCATCTACCCAATAGCGACGAAATAGTCGAAAAGCTGCAAGCTGAATATGAAACATTGAAAGCGCATTTAGTTGAATATTACGATGCTAAAAAAATATTACTCGAAGCCAAGCGTAAACAACTTGCAGATAGAGACCTTATGACGCGAGTCAAAGAATTAAAACTTCAATTCAAACAACAGCAGAAAAGTTGGCACAGTCTGACGGCCAGTTTCAGCTAACATAATTAACGCCACTCAATAGAGTGGCTTTTTATTATGCTTATCTGCAAGATCCCCCTTAAGCATCAACTTACCTTATGACTTCATTGAAGTCATAAGGTGATGGGTCTATGATGATCGGCTAATTAGCTTCTTTTAGGGCGTTTTAAGCTCATGTCAGATCAACAAATCAAACTTACCGAATACAGCCACGGCGCTGGTTGCGGCTGCAAAATTTCTCCTAAAGTGCTTGGCACTATACTCGCAACTCAACTGCCAGTATTTCACGACCCTAAGTTGCTTGTTGGCAACCAAACGCGAGATGATGCCGCGGTTTACAAACTGAACGATACCACTGGTATTATCAGCACCACCGACTTCTTTATGCCGATTGTTGATGATCCATTTACATTCGGACGCATCGCCGCGACCAATGCAATAAGCGACATCTATGCGATGGGCGGTACACCTATGATGGCAATCGCTATTTTGGGCTGGCCAGTCAATAAATTACCCGCTGAAGTGGCGCAACAAGTGGTTGATGGTGGCAGACAAGCCTGTGCAGATGCGGGCATTATGCTTGCAGGTGGCCACAGTATCGATTCACCTGAGCCTATTTTTGGTTTGGCCGTAACCGGACAAATTCCACTTGAAGAGCTAAAACAGAACAGTACTGCAAAAGTTGGTGACAAACTTTATCTGACTAAACCACTCGGTATCGGTATTTTAACCACTGCGCAAAAACAGAAAAAGCTCGCTGATGCGGATCTTAATACTGCAGCAGAGGCGATGTGCCAACTCAACATATTAGGCCCTGATATCGCAAAGATCCCACAGGTAAATGCACTGACAGATGTCACTGGATTTGGCTTAGCAGGACATCTTTTAGAAATGTGCCATGGCGCAGATCTAGGGGCAAAAATTGATATTAGCTTGTTACCCTTGCTCCCCAACGCACGGCACTATTTAGAAATGGGCTGCATTCCTGGAGGAACTCACAGAAACTTCGACAGTTATGCAGAGCAGTTACCTCCATTAACGGACGAGCAGAAAGCGATTATTTGCGATCCCCAAACAAGTGGTGGTTTACTGATATCTGTGTCGGTTGAAGGTGAAGCTACGCTACAAAAATTGCTTACCGATAACGGTGTAGCACCTATCTGTATCGGCCAACTCGTCGAGAAAGCCGCGACGACAGTGGAGCTTATCTAATGCCACTCAACATTGTGAGCGCAACTGAGTACAGACGAATACTCGTCAGTGATCACCCTATAATGGATGTGCGAGCACCTGTTGAATTTGACAAAGGTGCCTTTCTTGGCAGCACTAATCATCCACTAATGGAAGATGAAGAGCGCAAGCTTGTCGGCACCTGTTACAAGGCGAAAGGCCAAGAAGCAGCTATAGCACTTGGGCACTCACTTGTGGGCGGAGAGATTAAACAGCAAAGAGTTGATACTTGGCTGCGTTTTTTCACCGAAAATCCTAATGCTTATTTGTACTGCTTTCGTGGCGGCTTACGCTCTCAATTAACCCAGCAATGGTTAAAAGAGGCTGGCATCGACGTCCCCTTTATTGAAGGGGGCTACAAAGCGATGCGCCAATTTCTGATTGAAACTATCGATAATGCACCAAGCCAAAAGCCAATGCTGATCCTAAGTGGGATCACCGGCAGCGGCAAGACTGACTTTTTATTAGCCCGCAATGATGCGGTCGATCTAGAAGGTATTGCGCATCATCGTGGTTCAAGCTTTGGCCGTTACCATGAACCTCAACCCACGCAGATTAACTTTGAAAACGCACTCGCTGTGGCACTGCTAAAACATCAAGACAGCGACGCCAAACACTTACTACTTGAAGATGAAAGCTTTCTCATTGGCCGCTCAGCATTACCAAAACCTTTTTATAACGGGATGCAAGCCGCTAATATCGTCGTGCTAGAAGAGCCCCTAGAAGCCAGACTGACACGCTTGCTCAATGAGTATGTGCATAAAATGCATAGCGGCTATATTGAACGTTTAGGTGAAGAAGCGGGATATAATGCATTCGCGGAATACCTTGCGTTAAGTATCACCGGTATCAAGAAGCGTCTTGGCGGAAAACAGCATGACGAATTCCAAGCCATCATCACTAACGCACTTAACATTCAACAAAGCCGTGGCGACACGACAGCGCATCTTGAATGGATTGAACTCCTGCTAAGCAAGTATTACGACCCTATGTATCAATATCAAATTGATAAAAAAGCGGAGCGTATACTATTTAAAGGCAACCACGCTGAAGTCCACCAATGGTTAGATGCTATTTAACCATTAAAACGCGTCAAACGGTTATCTCGTCAAGCATGAGGTAGCCGACTTTTTCATATCGAAAATCCTACCTCAACTTGCCCTCTGAACCCACTCGCTTGTCTTTGCTCTATACGGCACTTGAGTAATTTAGCGTTGGCAATTACTGGCTGAGCTTGAGCGCCAGCGATACAGACCAACACAGGGGCTGATTGCGATAGCGTAACACCATGCCATTGTCGCTTATTAATGATATATGCCAGCAAACCTCTTTGTGCAGCCTTTAGTGGATCTGTAACGAAATACACTGGTCGATTAAACATACCGTAAAGAACCAGCAATGTACGCCAGTTAAGCGGGGTTAACTCGACAATTAGCGGCATCGATTTATCCTGCAGTAAGGGAGCCAATTTGGTCTTATTAGACACCGTCACTCTATTCAGCACTCTACGCACCACATAACTCATGGCGCTCACGACAAGCTCAGGCCAAAAAACGAATAGCAGTAAAAGCACCAATACGTTGCCGCAAGCGAGCAGTAAAAACAGTTGCTCTATATTCCACTGCAATCCATTTAGCACCAACATGGCGAAAATAGCCGATGTCACCATAAAGAGCGCATTCATGATGTTATTACTGGCGATAGCTTGCGCACACTCACTTTCATCTGCGCGAGCTTGAATAAAGGTATATAGCGGCACGATAAACAGACCGCCACCGACCCCTATCATGAATAGATCAAACATGAGGCGATAATGACTAGCATCAGCGATAAA is a window from the Shewanella sp. Choline-02u-19 genome containing:
- a CDS encoding RNA recognition motif domain-containing protein, translated to MQKSFFIVLAVAIIGALAIFQIAPDLNAAIAFFTGAIIASVIFSIQSKSGTSAVASNEPYTGPTMTLYVGNLPYRVHEGEVKALFGEYGPVNSVRLVRDRKTGRRKGFGFIEMSEAGAKKAMSKLNEYDFQERTLKVREAKSQDSDADKAESQA
- the murI gene encoding glutamate racemase, with translation MSGPILIFDSGIGGLSILDEIRTLIPDKDCCYLFDNARLPYGELAELALITGCVSLICEHAKRINAAIVVVACNSASTLVLPILRKRLSIPIVGVVPAIKPAAKISTQRHIGLLATPGTIKRPYTKELIDAFAEDCRVELFGSSELVMLAEAKLAGTAIDMAKLTLLLTPIRESALDTLVLGCTHFPILAAEIRQVLGNHITLLDSGKAVADRVAYLLGNDAAVISDDKRRVNYSAVYTTDDIAVGLRERLVEEGFTKIEPHSSTHLS
- the selD gene encoding selenide, water dikinase SelD; this encodes MSDQQIKLTEYSHGAGCGCKISPKVLGTILATQLPVFHDPKLLVGNQTRDDAAVYKLNDTTGIISTTDFFMPIVDDPFTFGRIAATNAISDIYAMGGTPMMAIAILGWPVNKLPAEVAQQVVDGGRQACADAGIMLAGGHSIDSPEPIFGLAVTGQIPLEELKQNSTAKVGDKLYLTKPLGIGILTTAQKQKKLADADLNTAAEAMCQLNILGPDIAKIPQVNALTDVTGFGLAGHLLEMCHGADLGAKIDISLLPLLPNARHYLEMGCIPGGTHRNFDSYAEQLPPLTDEQKAIICDPQTSGGLLISVSVEGEATLQKLLTDNGVAPICIGQLVEKAATTVELI
- the mnmH gene encoding tRNA 2-selenouridine(34) synthase MnmH, whose translation is MPLNIVSATEYRRILVSDHPIMDVRAPVEFDKGAFLGSTNHPLMEDEERKLVGTCYKAKGQEAAIALGHSLVGGEIKQQRVDTWLRFFTENPNAYLYCFRGGLRSQLTQQWLKEAGIDVPFIEGGYKAMRQFLIETIDNAPSQKPMLILSGITGSGKTDFLLARNDAVDLEGIAHHRGSSFGRYHEPQPTQINFENALAVALLKHQDSDAKHLLLEDESFLIGRSALPKPFYNGMQAANIVVLEEPLEARLTRLLNEYVHKMHSGYIERLGEEAGYNAFAEYLALSITGIKKRLGGKQHDEFQAIITNALNIQQSRGDTTAHLEWIELLLSKYYDPMYQYQIDKKAERILFKGNHAEVHQWLDAI
- the fabR gene encoding HTH-type transcriptional repressor FabR yields the protein MGIRAQQKEKTRRALVDAAFNQLSAERSFSSLSLREVAREANIAPTSFYRHFKDMNELGLTMVDEGGLTLRQMMRKGRQRAEAGGSVIRISVETFMEVMESNPNVFRILLHERSGTSAPFRAAVAREIEHFISELAHYTEATAHRSPDLAHAQAEALVTLVFNAGAAALDMKRTDRKVLADRLVIQLHMIAKGADALQSKRDHK
- the trmA gene encoding tRNA (uridine(54)-C5)-methyltransferase TrmA, coding for MNLAAMDPSTYDVQLEAKRVKLKQLFTDFDTPELESFGSEPAHYRMRAEFRMWHEGEDLYYYMFDKALDSKVRCDQFLPASELINKMMPALVALLKPNTILRHRLFQIDFLSTLSGEILVSLLYHKQLDSEWEEQAKILKQTLSSQFNVNLIGRARKQKLVFDKDFVIESLNVAGEQLQYHQIENSFTQPNGKVSVKMLEWAIDVTKNSTGDLLELYCGNGNFSIALAQNFERVLATELAKPSVESAQYNIKINQVDNLQIIRMSAEDFTDAMAKKRSYRRLEGIDLDGYNCNTIFVDPPRAGLDDNTVKLVQGYERIIYISCNPNTLLDNLKELSKTHKITRFALFDQFPYTDHMESGVFLEKK
- a CDS encoding acyl-CoA desaturase, whose protein sequence is MKKPPILWMNVSLFTITFASAVLFVPWYGIAHGFEAIEWVAFVVLAFASGLSITGGYHRLWSHRTYKAHASVRFLYALGGALALQNSALHWSSDHRVHHKHVDNNDKDPYSAKMGFWYSHIGWMLREYQSQRYHDYKNVRDLQNDKIVMWQHKYYLPLLIIMNFGLPILLGWLNGDILGMLLLAGLLRLVVVHHCTFFINSLAHIWGSQPYTDKNTARDNGFIALLTYGEGYHNYHHIFENDYRNGIHWWQYDPTKWLIDGLALVGLTHSRRVVPQERIESARLQMQLKRTQNKVAHLPNSDEIVEKLQAEYETLKAHLVEYYDAKKILLEAKRKQLADRDLMTRVKELKLQFKQQQKSWHSLTASFS